A single Cupriavidus sp. D39 DNA region contains:
- a CDS encoding general secretion pathway protein, giving the protein MQLSLRPAFRFNPSSLWLPRLAGLVLFVALCALATRWVLTFSAMRTIAVPHAARVAQTEAVETGAAGTLFGGNAQSGVRDVQLIGVVADIGSGAGAAIVSLDGGPPKAVRAGTALSSQIRLTEVRDRGIVIERNGVRQEIALPVPAIVTRGPAAAAQPALPAGAAAPLSTPMPVPATPIPAPPPQSLPQQQSQPLPGQPGGNEPISAKD; this is encoded by the coding sequence GTGCAACTCTCCTTGCGGCCCGCTTTTCGCTTCAACCCCTCCAGCCTCTGGCTGCCGCGACTGGCCGGGCTCGTGCTGTTCGTCGCGCTGTGCGCCCTGGCTACCCGCTGGGTGCTGACCTTCAGCGCGATGCGGACCATTGCCGTGCCGCACGCGGCCCGCGTGGCGCAGACCGAGGCGGTGGAGACCGGCGCGGCCGGCACGCTGTTCGGCGGCAACGCGCAGTCCGGCGTGCGCGACGTGCAGTTGATCGGGGTGGTCGCGGATATCGGCAGCGGTGCCGGTGCGGCCATTGTCTCGCTGGATGGCGGCCCGCCCAAGGCCGTGCGCGCGGGCACCGCGCTGTCGTCGCAGATCCGGCTGACGGAAGTCCGCGACCGCGGGATCGTGATCGAGCGCAACGGCGTGCGCCAGGAAATTGCGCTACCTGTCCCGGCGATCGTCACGCGCGGCCCTGCGGCGGCCGCGCAACCGGCTTTGCCGGCAGGCGCGGCGGCGCCGCTATCCACGCCGATGCCGGTGCCCGCCACGCCCATCCCCGCACCGCCGCCGCAGTCCTTGCCGCAACAGCAGTCCCAGCCATTGCCGGGGCAGCCTGGCGGCAACGAGCCTATCTCTGCCAAAGACTGA
- the gspG gene encoding type II secretion system major pseudopilin GspG translates to MRRNVATLPDSTSRLGRRRSRGFTLIEIMVVIVILGVLAALVVPKIMSRPDEARIVAARQDISSIMQALKLYRLDNSRYPTTEQGLAALVAKPTTEPVPNNWKGGGYLEKLPKDPWGHPYQYLNPGVRGEIDVFSFGADGQAGGSGNDADIGNWE, encoded by the coding sequence ATGCGCAGGAACGTTGCCACCCTCCCCGACTCCACCTCCCGCCTGGGCCGCCGCCGCTCGCGCGGCTTTACCCTGATCGAAATCATGGTCGTGATCGTGATCCTCGGCGTGCTGGCCGCGCTGGTGGTCCCCAAGATCATGAGCCGCCCCGACGAAGCGCGTATCGTCGCCGCGCGCCAGGACATCTCCTCGATCATGCAGGCGCTCAAGCTGTACCGCCTGGACAACAGCCGCTACCCCACCACCGAGCAAGGCCTGGCCGCACTGGTGGCCAAGCCCACCACCGAGCCGGTGCCCAACAACTGGAAGGGCGGCGGCTACCTGGAAAAGCTGCCCAAGGATCCCTGGGGCCATCCGTACCAGTACCTGAACCCGGGCGTGCGCGGCGAGATCGACGTGTTCAGCTTCGGCGCTGACGGCCAGGCCGGCGGCAGCGGCAACGACGCCGATATCGGCAACTGGGAATAA
- a CDS encoding prepilin-type N-terminal cleavage/methylation domain-containing protein — protein MSTWPQERRIRGHRGRGFTLLELLVVMVIAGIVISLVAVNAAPNERGRVLDDGQRIARLFELAQEEAQLRARPIAWEADTVGWRFLQATPAGWAPLAGDVFAPTKWRLQLDGVAVTEGGRGNGGARLEFGRELIEGPQHVVLVRGGIRVDVASDGAGRYFASTP, from the coding sequence ATGAGCACCTGGCCACAGGAACGGCGAATCCGCGGCCATCGCGGCCGCGGCTTCACCTTGCTCGAACTGCTGGTGGTGATGGTGATCGCCGGCATCGTGATCTCGCTGGTAGCCGTCAATGCCGCGCCCAATGAGCGCGGCCGCGTGCTCGACGACGGCCAGCGCATTGCGCGCCTGTTCGAGCTCGCGCAGGAAGAAGCCCAGCTGCGCGCCCGGCCGATCGCCTGGGAGGCCGATACGGTCGGCTGGCGTTTCCTGCAAGCCACGCCGGCCGGCTGGGCCCCGCTCGCCGGGGATGTGTTCGCGCCGACCAAATGGCGCCTGCAGCTCGACGGCGTGGCCGTTACCGAAGGCGGGCGCGGCAACGGCGGCGCGCGCCTGGAGTTCGGGCGCGAGCTGATCGAAGGCCCCCAGCATGTGGTGCTGGTGCGCGGCGGCATCCGCGTCGACGTGGCCAGCGACGGCGCCGGCCGCTACTTCGCCAGCACGCCATGA
- the gspI gene encoding type II secretion system minor pseudopilin GspI, translated as MKRLPRFSPSARTPWRSPARGFTLIEVLVALTILAVALTAAMRAMGSMIEAGSALQTRMLAEWSAENHLATLRLSKTWPEPGTRGYACPQGGVELYCEETISGTPNPSFRRVEIAVYPSGADKSVRLAWLVTIVPNETRNLL; from the coding sequence ATGAAGCGCCTCCCCAGATTTTCCCCGTCTGCCCGCACTCCCTGGCGCTCGCCGGCGCGCGGTTTCACCCTGATCGAGGTGCTGGTCGCCCTGACCATCCTGGCCGTGGCGCTGACCGCCGCCATGCGCGCGATGGGATCGATGATCGAGGCTGGCTCGGCCTTGCAGACCCGCATGCTGGCCGAGTGGAGCGCCGAGAACCACCTCGCCACCTTGCGCCTGTCCAAGACCTGGCCCGAGCCCGGCACGCGCGGCTACGCCTGCCCGCAGGGCGGCGTGGAGCTGTACTGCGAGGAAACCATCTCGGGTACGCCCAACCCCTCTTTCCGCCGCGTCGAGATCGCGGTCTACCCCTCCGGCGCCGACAAATCCGTGCGCCTGGCCTGGCTAGTCACCATCGTTCCCAATGAAACGCGCAACCTGCTTTAA
- a CDS encoding PulJ/GspJ family protein, with amino-acid sequence MKRATCFKCLGRPRPAVAMRGFTLLEMLVAITLLAVIAVIAWRGLDAMTRGRERLTDHDNRLNTLKLLYGQFQSDCEHLTSPTLLQGSPVELGNGQLLMVRDRRDEGRPSQWQVVVYRLDGNTVVRAASPPADNRSAVQAAMITLRQAGGGGNLARPLVGDADSLSARVWVEPGGWQAENGRIAAALLSGNASASAVAASGVSASLGVATTAVRAIELNLTARMGDGDTPRRFQKICMTGL; translated from the coding sequence ATGAAACGCGCAACCTGCTTTAAGTGCCTTGGGCGGCCACGCCCGGCCGTGGCCATGCGCGGCTTCACGCTGCTGGAAATGCTGGTGGCCATCACCTTGCTGGCGGTGATCGCAGTGATCGCCTGGCGCGGCCTGGACGCGATGACGCGCGGCCGTGAGCGCCTGACCGACCACGACAACCGCCTCAATACGCTCAAGCTGCTATACGGCCAGTTCCAGTCCGACTGCGAGCACCTGACCAGCCCGACCCTGCTGCAGGGCAGCCCGGTCGAGCTCGGCAATGGCCAGTTGCTGATGGTGCGCGACCGCCGCGACGAGGGCCGCCCCAGCCAGTGGCAGGTCGTCGTCTACCGCCTCGACGGCAACACCGTGGTGCGTGCGGCCAGCCCGCCGGCAGACAACCGCAGCGCGGTGCAAGCCGCGATGATCACGCTGCGCCAGGCGGGCGGCGGCGGCAACCTGGCTCGGCCGCTGGTGGGCGACGCCGACAGCCTGTCGGCGCGCGTCTGGGTGGAGCCCGGCGGCTGGCAGGCCGAGAACGGCCGCATCGCCGCCGCGCTGCTCAGCGGCAATGCCAGCGCCAGCGCGGTGGCCGCCTCCGGCGTGAGCGCCAGCCTGGGCGTGGCCACCACGGCGGTGCGCGCGATCGAGCTCAACCTTACGGCGCGCATGGGCGATGGCGACACGCCGCGGCGCTTCCAGAAGATCTGCATGACCGGCCTATGA
- the gspK gene encoding type II secretion system minor pseudopilin GspK: MSKRPAPLVLAGRSQRGAAVVTALLVVTLAVVVVSGMLWRQQVQIRSIENQRLLAQASWIERAAVDWARLILRDDQRRTSVDQLGEPWAVPIAETRLSDFLGAGLRTDQEGETSFLSGRILDAQARFNLSNLVLWTASETQGRVATIDAPSLAIYRRLLQTLGLNASLAEPTARYLVSAAGASNGASSDSQRGLRAPDDVNDLLAIPGYTPEIVATLAPFVDVLPERTLVNANTAEAEVLAAVIDKLPLDRAREVVRQRDRAYFNNIGDLQTQLRTLAPQADPNTATSTLDVRTHYFLIYGLIRHERASRMQVSLVYRGEVLGNANTTRVVWVRDIDRMPEQR, from the coding sequence ATGAGCAAACGCCCCGCTCCCCTTGTGCTGGCGGGCCGCAGCCAGCGCGGCGCCGCCGTGGTCACGGCCCTGCTGGTGGTCACGCTGGCGGTCGTGGTGGTATCCGGCATGCTGTGGCGCCAGCAAGTGCAGATCCGCTCCATCGAGAACCAGCGCCTGCTGGCCCAGGCCAGCTGGATCGAGCGCGCGGCCGTCGACTGGGCCCGCTTGATCCTGCGCGACGACCAGCGCCGCACCAGCGTGGACCAGCTGGGTGAGCCCTGGGCGGTGCCGATCGCGGAAACCCGCCTGTCGGACTTCCTCGGCGCCGGCCTGCGCACCGACCAGGAAGGCGAGACTTCCTTCCTCTCGGGCCGCATCCTCGACGCCCAGGCCCGCTTCAACCTCTCCAACCTCGTCCTGTGGACGGCCAGCGAAACGCAAGGCCGGGTCGCCACCATCGATGCCCCCAGCCTGGCGATCTATCGCCGCCTGTTGCAGACGCTGGGCCTGAACGCCTCGCTGGCCGAGCCGACCGCGCGCTACCTGGTAAGCGCCGCCGGCGCCAGCAATGGCGCCAGCAGCGACAGCCAGCGCGGGCTGCGCGCGCCCGACGACGTCAACGACCTGCTCGCCATTCCGGGCTACACGCCGGAGATCGTGGCCACGCTGGCACCCTTCGTCGACGTGCTGCCCGAGCGCACGCTGGTCAACGCCAATACCGCCGAGGCCGAAGTGCTGGCCGCCGTGATCGACAAGCTGCCGCTGGACCGCGCCCGCGAAGTGGTGCGCCAGCGCGACCGCGCCTACTTCAACAACATCGGCGACCTGCAGACGCAATTGCGCACGCTGGCGCCGCAGGCCGACCCCAACACCGCCACCAGCACGCTCGACGTACGCACCCACTATTTCCTGATCTACGGGCTGATCCGCCACGAGCGCGCCAGCCGCATGCAGGTCTCGCTGGTCTACCGCGGCGAAGTGCTGGGCAACGCCAATACCACCCGGGTGGTCTGGGTGCGCGATATCGACCGGATGCCGGAGCAGCGCTGA
- a CDS encoding type II secretion system protein M, which translates to MKDTAPKPGPRATQRSPAGRARVADRLARLRPRVPQRWQERFDAFWSARNPREQAILAGGSAVLALVIGYTVLWEPAADGRAKLQRSLPQLRSDSAEMETLAQEARGLAASPAPSLRGEALNQALQESLAQHGLKATRLNGTGDNSVQVQLDKVPFGSVASWLQDVRQQQRLKVIDTRIVYVGATAMVNVTATLQGPAANPGGRG; encoded by the coding sequence ATGAAAGACACCGCACCCAAGCCCGGCCCCCGCGCCACCCAGCGCAGCCCGGCTGGCCGCGCGCGCGTCGCGGACCGGCTCGCGCGCCTGCGCCCGCGCGTGCCGCAGCGCTGGCAGGAACGCTTCGATGCATTCTGGTCGGCGCGCAACCCGCGTGAGCAGGCCATCCTGGCCGGCGGCAGCGCCGTGCTGGCGCTGGTGATCGGCTACACCGTCCTGTGGGAACCCGCCGCCGACGGCCGCGCCAAGCTGCAGCGCAGCCTGCCGCAGCTGCGCAGCGACTCCGCGGAGATGGAAACGCTGGCGCAGGAAGCGCGCGGCCTGGCGGCCAGCCCGGCCCCGTCGCTGCGCGGCGAGGCGCTCAACCAGGCCTTGCAGGAAAGCCTGGCCCAGCACGGCCTCAAGGCCACCCGGCTCAACGGCACCGGCGACAATAGCGTGCAGGTGCAGCTCGACAAGGTGCCGTTCGGCTCTGTGGCCAGCTGGCTGCAGGACGTGCGCCAGCAGCAGCGCCTCAAGGTCATCGATACCCGCATCGTCTACGTGGGCGCCACGGCCATGGTGAACGTCACCGCCACCCTGCAAGGCCCCGCGGCGAATCCGGGCGGGCGCGGCTGA